A window of Cytobacillus sp. FSL H8-0458 genomic DNA:
AATAATCCTCTGAATGAGGTTGCTTCATACTGTCTGGCTCTGTCGTACAATGCCCGAAGATTTGCCTGCCTCTGTTTTCCGCCAGGCATACCGCCGACAAAATCATAAAATCTGGTTTCTCTATAGAGATGCCAGATCAGCTCGGAAAGGGAGCCTTGGCGCGCCATTATACGCCATTCTTCAAGAGCGTCAAAAAATGGCCGGACCTTTTCATATAAATCTCCCGTTTCAAGGGTAGGGTGATTCCTGCAAAAAGAAGTTAATGCTTCATAGAATGAACCCCTTTTATTATGGATTCTGATTTGTGCAAGCTCTTCTTCGGTCAGATCCAAAATAGGAGATCTTAGAACCGATGCCAGCGGAATATCCTGATACGGATTATCTATCACTTTTAGAAGTGACATCATAATCGCTACTTCTGTTGCTTCAAAATAACCGCTGGAAAGATTGGCATAGACAGGGATTCCCTGCTGTTTGAATTCCTCCATAATCTGCGGTGCCCATGTCATGGAACGAAGCAGGATGACAATATCCCTGTACTTGGCAGGCCGTCCGGAATGAGTCTTTGTGTTGTAAACTTCTTTCCGATTCCCAATGATTTCTTTTATTTTTGACGCCATATATCTGGCTTCGAGCTGTGACTGGGCTAAATCTTCGCTTTCAAAACCCTCATCCATGGATTCAGGCTCTGGTTCACTCTTTTCACTTCCTTCAAGGTCAATAATAGCAAGCTCAACTGGCTGCTCCTGATCCTCTGAATAGGGAGCTCCTTTAATAAGTTCAGCCGCCTCGTCATACTCAATTTCACCGACAGACGTCCCCATAATCTGCTTAAAGATATAGTTGGTCCCATGCAGAACTTCTTTACGGCTTCTGAAATTTCGCGCCAGATCAATTCTGAGCCCTGCTCTTTCTCCATCCCGGTCAAACCGCGTGTACTTGCCCAGAAACAGATTAGGCTCTGCAAGGCGGAAACGGTAGATCGACTGCTTAACATCCCCTACCATGAATAAATTCCCGTTCTCTTCTGAATCTGCCGTTACCAGCTGCAAAATAGCTTCCTGAACCATGTTGGTATCCTGATACTCATCAACCAGAACTTCTTTGAACTGATTTCTGCAAACAAGAGCCGCTTCTGAAGGCAAAAGCCTTCCCTCCTCATCTGATGATGAAAGAATTTCAAGGCAATAATGTTCAAGATCAGCAAAGTCAACAAGCCCTTTTTCAGTTTTAACCTGATCAAAGCGAATGGAAAATACTTTAACTAACGAAACAAGCTCTTCGATATGAGGCTTCATTTCCGCCATATCACGCATGAAGCTTTCCTGCCTGCGGAAAAACAGTTCTTCCTGCAGGCCGGTTATGATTTTTTTGGCCTGATCTCTAAGTTTTTTTGCTTTTTCGACCAGTCCTTCATCATATTCATCACCCTTACACGTTTTAGCTCTGCCAAAAGACCATGATTGCATCGCTTCATACAGCATCGTCCATGAATCATTTTTCGCTTCAATTAGTGTATTTACAACGTGCAGATCTGCGATAAAGTTCTCAGCTCTCGGAGCCGGTCCCCCTGGAAGCTTGGTCAGCTCAAGCCCATATTCAAGCAGCTGTTTGGCTCCTTTCAGTTGAAGATCAATATCCTCCAAAAGTGAACAGACAAATGGAAGCTGCTCAAGACTGCTGACTCCGTCCACACTATACATTTCAACTATTGAATCAAGATATTGATCAGGTGAAGGGTTGGAACGGGCAAAATCGTATAAGTCCCTTATTATATCCTGAAGAGCAGTGTCACTTCTGTCATTTGTAAAAGTGTCAACAAGTGCAAAGAATCCTTCATTCCCCTCTTTGCCATATTCCTCTTCAAAAAGCTCTTCGAGTACTTCATCCCTCAAAAGCTGTGCTTCAGTTTCATCAGCGATCCGAAACCCCGGATCAATATCGGTCATGTAGTAATATTTGCGTATCATCTCTAAGCAAAATGAGTGCAAAGTCGAGATCGATGCCCTGTTTAATAAGCTTACCTGCTTTCTGAGGTGAGCAGACCGCGGATTATCATTAATAGCTTTTTCAAGAGCCTCCCCGATTCTGTGCCTCATTTCTGCTGCCGAGGCATTTGTGAAGGTCACAACAAGCAGTTCATCGACATTGATAGGATTTTCAACAGCGATAATCTTATTGATAATCCTTTCAACCAAAACAGCAGTTTTCCCTGATCCGGCTGCTGCAGCCACCAGGATATCCTGGCCCTTGGCCATAATCGCTTTCCATTGGTCATCAGTCCAGGTTGCACCTTCCGGCTTAGGCGGTATAGTCATTTTCATCTCCCTCCACCTCCTTCTTGATGATTTCAATCATGTCTTCTTTTGGCTTAGGAGTAAATAATCTGTAATCATTTGACTCAAGAGATTCATCAAATTGGCATACAGATTTATAGGCACAAAATGTACATGGTGTTTTTTCCTTCATTTTATATGGGGCAATTTCAACATTGCCCTCTGTAATCTTATTGCCTGTATTCCTATACATCTTTCTTACATACCGGCGCAAGTAATCAAACTCCTGCTTGCTTGCCACTTTAGACCGCTTCGAAAGAGTGCCGTCCTTTTTGAACCCGGCTGAGATAATGGATGAGTCGCCCGTCTCAAGAGTCTGGTCCATTAACCTGATCACATTTTCATCTCCAAGCAGCAGGCCATTCATTTTGAATTTCTTATAGATTTCCTGCTCGATATCCTCCAATGTCAGCATTTTTGAAGTGCTGACGATTGGATTATGGACATGGAAGTAAAGGACTCCTGCCGGATCGGCTTTTGTTCCAATTAAAGAGCCGGAATGGGCAATTATGATGTCCAGATATGTCAGCATCTGCAGAGCAATGCCATAGTAAACCTCACTTACGTTCAGATCCTTGGAGCTGGATTTATAGTCTATTACCCGTAAAAATGTCCCGTTTGCATCCTGAGCCTTGTCTACTCTGTCAATTCTTCCGACAAGCTCCATTTTAGCCCCGTTTTTAAGAGGAAAAGCAAGCGAAGGAAGCTCTCCTTTCGGACCAAACCCCAATTCAAGGCCCACAGGCGAGAATCCGCTTGATTTGGCATGCTCGCTGATGACATAAGAAGCCCTGCTGATAATTTGCTCAAGCTTTCTCTTAATATAGTGATGCCTGTTCGAGCTTAAGAGAATTTCATTTTGAAGTTTAGGAGCAAGCATTTCAACTGCTTCTTTTGCAAGGATCTCACACTGTTCCCTCGTCATATCTGTCCATGAAAGTTTCTGTGTCATAACTGTTTCTGCAATAAATTTTAAAGCAGCATGGAAAAGATCCCCGATATCCGGTGCTTCCAGGCGGTATACCTGTCTTTCCCGCAGCCTTAGTCCATGCTGCGCAAAATGAGAGAATGGACAGCTATGGAATAATTCCATTCTGGAAACACTCGCCTGAATATGGTCGCCATACAATTCCTTACTGACGTCTTCGCCAAGCTGAAGTGTCCTGTTTTCATAATTAAGGCTGGAAAGCACCTTCAATGCAGGCCTTCTCCACTGCCCATTTTTCAGGTAATAGTTATAAACATCCCACCAGAGGTCATAGATTGGATAGCTGCGTTTTTTGAGCTGAAGCTGCGAAGTCAAATATGATAATGCTGTATTAAGGTTATCCGCATACTCCAGCTGCTCCCTTTCCGGCAGTTCTGCCGGATCAGACATGAAGGAATGGTGCCTGCAATCAGGAAATAAATCCCCCAATCTCTTAATATAAAGAGAAGGCATAAGTGCTTTACCTTCTTCATTTGCCAGTGGATAACTGATAAAAAGTTTTTCTGATGGAGTAACAAACGCTTTATAAGCTATAAATTCTTCATCAAGCAGACGTGTGCGGCTTCCTGGCGCCAGTTTCATTCCGTTCGTGTTCAGTATTTCCCTGTCGTCATCTGCCAGCACACCATCCTCCGAGAATTTGGCAGGAAGAACTCCCTCATTCAGCCCAATGACAAAGGCAGCTTTAATATCGGTTAGCCTTGATCTTTCCAAATCGGCCGCCATGACCTGATCGATGGCAGGCGGAACAAGCGTAAAGCGAAGCGACTCCAGTCCGGCATCAAGAATGGAAGCAAAACGCTTAAGTGTCACTTCTTCTTCACCAAGCATTTCCACATATTGATCCAGAAGCTCCATAATGGCATTCCATGCTTGTCCATGTTCCCTGGACTTAACAAGGTTCCCTTTCTCCTCCTGGGCAGTTTTCCACTTTTCAATCTTCACAGGCACATCCAATTCTTCCATGTATAAAAATAAAGCTTCACAAAAGCCGCGGCCATCAGCAGCCTTTCTTAAGCGTCTGTGCAGTCTTAATATTGGGCCTGTAATCATTTCGCGCAAATCATTTAACTCATCTTCTTCTTTTTTCTCGGCATCAGTCTGGGCAACTGCTTCAAACTCTAGCCCCCTGATTCTTCTGTAAATCCATCTCTTCTTCTTCGTCCATTTGTCTCCTTGAATGCCATAGGCAAGAACATAGTTCTCAAGTCTGTCCATTTGCTCACGAAGCTTCCCGGGGTTTAACCTTGATGGAAAAATCAGCTCTGTTTTTATAGCTCTGAAAATCGGTTCATAGCGCCAATTCCCATTGATAATTTCCAGGGTTGACCGAATTAACTCAACGAGGGGGTGATTCAGCATGGTTCTTTTCTGGTCAATAAAAAATGGGATATCATAGTCACGGAACACCGTTTCAATCATGTCATGATAATCCTGGCCGTTTCTTGCAAGTACGGCAATATCACGGTAGCGGTAGCCATCTGTGCGAACAAGCTTATTTATTTTTCTGGCAACACCCTCAATTTCGGCCCTCCTGCTGACAGCCTGTCCAATGTGAATGTCCGCTTCCCCTGGAAGTGCCTCTGCAGGCCTGCTGTCAAAATGTGCCTCAAGATGCTTAAGTGAAGGGTTGCACCACCTTTTTTGTTCGGAAAGGAGTATTTCATCCACATCCAGCCTGTTGCGGGAAGCCATTTCTTTGATTGTCTGATAGTTTTCTCCCGGCATTCTGAATAAATGAAGCTCATCAGAAGCATTATTCTTAAACGGCTGGTCAAGTGTTAATGTGATTGTGACGTTTTTACACTGCTTCATCAGCTGTTCAACAATTGCATATTCCTGTGGTGTAAAGCTGTAAAAGCCATCTATATAAACCTCGGCATTTTTCAGATACTCTGAATGGGAGGCTTTTTCCGAAAGCAGGCGGAAATAATCCTCTGAATCTGTATATTTGCCAGATAGGGATTCCTCGAAATTTTTATAGATTATCTCAAGGTCATGCAGCTTGTCCTGGAGTGCCTTATTTGACTTCCCGCTTGCCGAGAGCTGATTTTGCCTTTCCGCCAGTTCATCGGGAGCTACACAATAACGTTTGAATTCGGTTATTATTTGTTCAACTTGCTGAATAAAGCCATTTTTGTCTGCAGCCCTTTGAAACAGCTTAAGATCATCCTTTTTATCTTCAATGATTTTGCGGATTAGCATGCTGATGCCTACACTATTAAGATGGTATCTGCTCATGCCTCCCGTTTCCTGAAGAATTCTCCAGGCAAGTCGCGTGAAGGAGTATACCTGGCTGCGGATCATTCCGCCAAGGCCAGGTGTTGTTATTAATTTATATTCTGAAAGGAACGTCATTTGTTCCGGCACTAAATAAATGATTGGATCTCCATCCGGATTAAACCGCAGTTCATCGCGGATTTCATTTAGGCAGTATTCCGTTTTGCCGCTCCCGGATCGGCCTATCAATAAACGTACGGTCATATTTTTCCTCCTTAAAAAAGCTCTCTTTCTATCATTATTTTATCATATAAGCTGTTCAATTTTTCGAATGGGGCTTTTCAAAATGGCGGAAGTGACAACTTTCCTCTATAGTGGTCAGTGCATAAAGTATAGTGGCAGGTGATATGGATGATTTCAAAACGGGTCTTGATTGCGACTTCAGTCATTTTGACAGTTACAGGCATTTTTGTTGCCAGCAATATTTATACACTGATTCCTATTTACGGGGAGATTGCAGACTCATATAAAGTAAATGAAAATCATATTGTGGCCGGGGGAAGTTTTTTTGCATTTTTTTATGCTGTTGGCCTGTTATACTTCGGACCTGCTTCCGATACATTTGGCAGACGCAGAATTATTATTTCAGGTTTGCTTGCTTCTGCTTTATCTACTTGTGCCGTCGGGCTTTCTCCTAATGCAGAGGCGCTCTATATTACCAGGTCGATTCAGGGAGTGACCCTTGGCAGTTTTGCTACTGTTGCCTTCGCTTATTCATTTGACCTTTTTCAGCCAAGGAGCCGTACGCTTCTGCTGGTTTTCATTAATACAGGATTTCTTGCTGCAGGCATACTTGGGCAGCTGATCAGTTCGGCAATTACTTTTTATTATAAATGGAACTATGTTTTTTATTTCTTTGCTGTTTGCTATTTCATCCTTTTCCTGGCCTCGTATAAAATACTTCCGTCAGTGTCTCGTCCGTTTAAAACAGAGACATCCACTGTTACTATTATGAAAAAACTAATAAGACAGGGAAGCCTGCTCAAATGTTACGCTATCACCTTTACTCTTCTGTTTTCCTTCGCAGCTTTTTATGATGCAATAGGCAGGAATTTCAGGGGAACTATGGAGGAATTGTTCACAATAAGGGCAGTGGGTTTGATTGGGGCACTTTTGTCACTCTTTACCGGAAAATTAATTGCGCGGATTGGGGCTTACTCCACATTGAAGCTTGGTTTGCTTTTGGGGACAGTCAGCATTATTAATATGTTTTTCTTCAGCAGCACGAATGCCCTGATGGCTATCTCCATCATGTTTGTGGCATCCATATCCCTTCTTGTACCCACTGTTATCACATTGATTGGCATGCTTGCAGGGGCTGACCGTGCAAAAGCCCTATCTCTCTATTCTTTTATACTATTAACCGGTGCAAGCTTTGCACCGCCAGCAGTAATGATTCTTCAATTTCATAATGTATTGTATTTGCTTCTTGCGTTTTCCCTTCTGAATTTCGTTTTCTGTTATATTCTTCCAAAAGAAGCTGCTTTTGATCTTCAGTCATAATAATAGGCTAAGCGTGGAACCCTATCCGCGCTTCTTCACTCTTTCCATTCCTTTCGGAGGAGGCCGTAGAGATACATATCATGCCGTTTTCCATCGCGTTCCAGAAACTCTCTGCAGCAGCCTTCTTTCCGAAATCCAAGGCTTTCATAAAGAGTCCTGGCTCTAGATTATACGAAAATACTGTAAGCTGCAGCCTATATAGATTCAGTTCCCTAAAAGCATAGCGGCTCAGGCATTGCATAGCTTCTTTTCCATACCCTTTTCCCCATTTGGCTTCATCTGCAATGGCTATGGTAACCCAGCCCGTTCTGTGCGGCCATAAAATGCCGTTTAACTCTGCATAGCCGATCAATTCATTTCCTTCTTTTAACCTGAGTGAAAATCTGAAGGTGTCTTGCGGGCACTCATCAAGCCACTTCTTAATTTCTGTTTCCTGTTTAGGTTTTACCGGAAGAGCATCCAGATTTCTCATGATTTTTTCGTCCGCATGCCAATCGATTATCTTTTTGATATCATCGTCAATAAATGACCCCAGAATAATATTTTCTCCTGACAATATCGTACTGCTTAACACTTTCTTCACTCCCGTAAAAAATCAATTATTCGCAAGATTGAATCCATTGGATAAAGAAAGAGCTCCCGAAGGAACTCTTTATTCGTACGTTTCCACAAAGACTGTGGCTCCCATCCCGCCTCCGACACATAGAGAAGCTATTCCTTTATGGCCTCCTCTTCTCTTCAACTCATGAACAAGACTCACAACAAGACGGGCACCTGTACATCCAATAGGGTGTCCAAGGCTGATTCCGCTTCCATTTACATTTACTTTTTCCCGGTTTAAGCCAAGCTCTCTCTCAACCGCCAAATATTGGGCCGCAAAGGCCTCATTAACCTCAATCAAATCAGCTTCTTCAAGTGACCAATTGACACTGGCAAGACCATGTTTAACTGCTGGAACAGGTCCTCTTCCCATTACTTTCGGATCTACTCCCGCTACAGAGAAGCCAGCAATCTTTGCCAGCGGCTTCAGTCCTCTTTCCAGAGCCAGCTCTTCCGGCATGAGGACTAGTGCTGCTCCGCCGTCATTCAGGCTGGATGAGTTTCCTGCTGTTACCGTTCCGCCCTTTCTAAAGACCGGCTTCAAGCTGCTCAACTTTTCCGCTGTTAAGTCTGCACGCGGGTTTTCATCTTTTGCAACGGTTACTTCTCCTTTCCGGCTCTTCACAGTAATTGGAACGATCTGCGAATCAAAGTAACCGTTTTCAATTGCATGCAGGGCCCTTTTATGGCTAAGCAATGCCGCTTCATCTTGCTCTTCCCTTGTGATGGAATGAATTTCTGCCAGGTTTTCTGCCGTTTCTCCCATCATGATATGATGGATTGGATCTTCGAGAATCTCCCATACTGTGTCGGTTACCTGTCCATGCTGCATACGTGCGCCCCAGCGATGCTGTTTTAATACATAAGGACTGGAGCTCATGGCTTCTACTCCTCCGGCAATCACGATATCTGACATGCCTGATGCAATCTGCAGGGCAGCGGAAATAATGGCCTGCATACCGGATGCACACTGTCTCTGGACTGTGAATCCTGTTGTCGTATCTTCAAAGCCTGCAAGCAATGCTGCTGTTCTTGCCGTGTTCGGTTCATCTGTACGCTGAATGCAGTGTCCCAAAATTACTTCATTCACGTCACCGCTCTGCAAGCCGCTTCTTTCGGCAGCCTCTTTTAAAACTGGTACAATCAGATCTGTCGGCAGAAGATCCTTAAAGGCTCCTCCAAAAGTCCCGACTGGTGTTCTTACTGCTGATGTTATTACAACATTTCTCATACTTTTCCACCCCTTTTATTACTGATTAATGAGCACTCGCTCGGAGTCAGGTTATTACATCATAATACCGCCATCTACATGCAGGACCGTGCCATTCACATAATCAGATTCGTCCGAAGCCAGAAACAGATATGCATTCGCAATATCTTCCGGTTTTCCCAGTCGGCCCAGCGGAACCATGCCCTGCATTTGGCCAATGACCTTTTCAGGCACTTTTGCTGTCATACCTGTAGAGATAAATCCTGGGGCCACGGCATTTACGTTAATTCCTTTTCTGCCGAGTTCTTTTGCCCATGTTTTGGTCATTCCCACCACACCTGCTTTGGCTGCAGCATAGTTTGTCTGTCCGACATTCCCATAGATTCCGGAAACAGAAGATGTATTGATGATTTTTCCGCTTCCCTGCTCCAGCATGAATGGAAGCACTGCTTGTGTACAATGGAAGACACCTGCCAGATTCACGTCAATAACCGCCTGAAAATCATCAGGGGATAACTTTGCAAGCATCCCGTCCCTTGTTATACCTGCATTATTGATGAGGATGTCAATTTTCCCAAATGCCGCTATTACAGCTTCTGCCATACTGTCTATGCTTTGCCTGTCAGCTACATTTACCTGAAAAAACTCTGCCTTTAATCCTTTTTCATTGAGCACTTGAGCCCGGGTTATTCCCATGTCTGCATCAAAATCTGCCATGGCTACTGCGGCTCCTTCACTTGCGAACCTTTCTGCTGCAGCGAGACCAATCCCATTGGCAGCACCCGTAATAATGGCGACTTTATCCTTAAGCCTCATTAATTGCACCTCCACTATATGTTCAAATATTCCGACATTAAAAACTAATACGTATCCGGTAAGGTGTACACCAGC
This region includes:
- the addA gene encoding helicase-exonuclease AddAB subunit AddA, with the translated sequence MKMTIPPKPEGATWTDDQWKAIMAKGQDILVAAAAGSGKTAVLVERIINKIIAVENPINVDELLVVTFTNASAAEMRHRIGEALEKAINDNPRSAHLRKQVSLLNRASISTLHSFCLEMIRKYYYMTDIDPGFRIADETEAQLLRDEVLEELFEEEYGKEGNEGFFALVDTFTNDRSDTALQDIIRDLYDFARSNPSPDQYLDSIVEMYSVDGVSSLEQLPFVCSLLEDIDLQLKGAKQLLEYGLELTKLPGGPAPRAENFIADLHVVNTLIEAKNDSWTMLYEAMQSWSFGRAKTCKGDEYDEGLVEKAKKLRDQAKKIITGLQEELFFRRQESFMRDMAEMKPHIEELVSLVKVFSIRFDQVKTEKGLVDFADLEHYCLEILSSSDEEGRLLPSEAALVCRNQFKEVLVDEYQDTNMVQEAILQLVTADSEENGNLFMVGDVKQSIYRFRLAEPNLFLGKYTRFDRDGERAGLRIDLARNFRSRKEVLHGTNYIFKQIMGTSVGEIEYDEAAELIKGAPYSEDQEQPVELAIIDLEGSEKSEPEPESMDEGFESEDLAQSQLEARYMASKIKEIIGNRKEVYNTKTHSGRPAKYRDIVILLRSMTWAPQIMEEFKQQGIPVYANLSSGYFEATEVAIMMSLLKVIDNPYQDIPLASVLRSPILDLTEEELAQIRIHNKRGSFYEALTSFCRNHPTLETGDLYEKVRPFFDALEEWRIMARQGSLSELIWHLYRETRFYDFVGGMPGGKQRQANLRALYDRARQYEATSFRGLFRFLRFIERMRDRGDDLGAARALGEQEDVVRLMTIHSSKGLEFPFVFIAGLARSFNTMDLKKPYMLDKEFGFAAKYVNAEKRISYPSLPQIAFKRKKKMEMLAEEMRVLYVALTRAKEKLYLVSSVKIADKKLNKWLQASEHKDWLLNEYDRASANSYLDWIGPALVRHRECEALRGEVPVHPLVPGDILEHPSCWNVTIIKSEEAENLSEEANEGETDLLKLVYEGKTVPAESAYRDKVQEQLSWKYSFKQAAQARSKQSVSEVKRQREIFSEEDSGTELIRKISKPMLSRPRFMQEKSLSPAERGTAMHAVMQHIDFSRTATVETISSKMDEMVRKELLTEEQCASIEPQLIVQFFETELGQRMVQAKSVRREIPFSLSFPAREIYSDWQGEDEPVLIQGIVDCVFEDEHGLVLLDYKTDGISGRFKGGFAEAKPVLENRYKVQIDMYTRALEQILKREVNERYLFFFDGAHTIKL
- the addB gene encoding helicase-exonuclease AddAB subunit AddB, which codes for MTVRLLIGRSGSGKTEYCLNEIRDELRFNPDGDPIIYLVPEQMTFLSEYKLITTPGLGGMIRSQVYSFTRLAWRILQETGGMSRYHLNSVGISMLIRKIIEDKKDDLKLFQRAADKNGFIQQVEQIITEFKRYCVAPDELAERQNQLSASGKSNKALQDKLHDLEIIYKNFEESLSGKYTDSEDYFRLLSEKASHSEYLKNAEVYIDGFYSFTPQEYAIVEQLMKQCKNVTITLTLDQPFKNNASDELHLFRMPGENYQTIKEMASRNRLDVDEILLSEQKRWCNPSLKHLEAHFDSRPAEALPGEADIHIGQAVSRRAEIEGVARKINKLVRTDGYRYRDIAVLARNGQDYHDMIETVFRDYDIPFFIDQKRTMLNHPLVELIRSTLEIINGNWRYEPIFRAIKTELIFPSRLNPGKLREQMDRLENYVLAYGIQGDKWTKKKRWIYRRIRGLEFEAVAQTDAEKKEEDELNDLREMITGPILRLHRRLRKAADGRGFCEALFLYMEELDVPVKIEKWKTAQEEKGNLVKSREHGQAWNAIMELLDQYVEMLGEEEVTLKRFASILDAGLESLRFTLVPPAIDQVMAADLERSRLTDIKAAFVIGLNEGVLPAKFSEDGVLADDDREILNTNGMKLAPGSRTRLLDEEFIAYKAFVTPSEKLFISYPLANEEGKALMPSLYIKRLGDLFPDCRHHSFMSDPAELPEREQLEYADNLNTALSYLTSQLQLKKRSYPIYDLWWDVYNYYLKNGQWRRPALKVLSSLNYENRTLQLGEDVSKELYGDHIQASVSRMELFHSCPFSHFAQHGLRLRERQVYRLEAPDIGDLFHAALKFIAETVMTQKLSWTDMTREQCEILAKEAVEMLAPKLQNEILLSSNRHHYIKRKLEQIISRASYVISEHAKSSGFSPVGLELGFGPKGELPSLAFPLKNGAKMELVGRIDRVDKAQDANGTFLRVIDYKSSSKDLNVSEVYYGIALQMLTYLDIIIAHSGSLIGTKADPAGVLYFHVHNPIVSTSKMLTLEDIEQEIYKKFKMNGLLLGDENVIRLMDQTLETGDSSIISAGFKKDGTLSKRSKVASKQEFDYLRRYVRKMYRNTGNKITEGNVEIAPYKMKEKTPCTFCAYKSVCQFDESLESNDYRLFTPKPKEDMIEIIKKEVEGDENDYTA
- a CDS encoding MFS transporter, encoding MISKRVLIATSVILTVTGIFVASNIYTLIPIYGEIADSYKVNENHIVAGGSFFAFFYAVGLLYFGPASDTFGRRRIIISGLLASALSTCAVGLSPNAEALYITRSIQGVTLGSFATVAFAYSFDLFQPRSRTLLLVFINTGFLAAGILGQLISSAITFYYKWNYVFYFFAVCYFILFLASYKILPSVSRPFKTETSTVTIMKKLIRQGSLLKCYAITFTLLFSFAAFYDAIGRNFRGTMEELFTIRAVGLIGALLSLFTGKLIARIGAYSTLKLGLLLGTVSIINMFFFSSTNALMAISIMFVASISLLVPTVITLIGMLAGADRAKALSLYSFILLTGASFAPPAVMILQFHNVLYLLLAFSLLNFVFCYILPKEAAFDLQS
- a CDS encoding GNAT family N-acetyltransferase → MLSSTILSGENIILGSFIDDDIKKIIDWHADEKIMRNLDALPVKPKQETEIKKWLDECPQDTFRFSLRLKEGNELIGYAELNGILWPHRTGWVTIAIADEAKWGKGYGKEAMQCLSRYAFRELNLYRLQLTVFSYNLEPGLFMKALDFGKKAAAESFWNAMENGMICISTASSERNGKSEEARIGFHA
- a CDS encoding thiolase family protein: MRNVVITSAVRTPVGTFGGAFKDLLPTDLIVPVLKEAAERSGLQSGDVNEVILGHCIQRTDEPNTARTAALLAGFEDTTTGFTVQRQCASGMQAIISAALQIASGMSDIVIAGGVEAMSSSPYVLKQHRWGARMQHGQVTDTVWEILEDPIHHIMMGETAENLAEIHSITREEQDEAALLSHKRALHAIENGYFDSQIVPITVKSRKGEVTVAKDENPRADLTAEKLSSLKPVFRKGGTVTAGNSSSLNDGGAALVLMPEELALERGLKPLAKIAGFSVAGVDPKVMGRGPVPAVKHGLASVNWSLEEADLIEVNEAFAAQYLAVERELGLNREKVNVNGSGISLGHPIGCTGARLVVSLVHELKRRGGHKGIASLCVGGGMGATVFVETYE
- the fabG gene encoding 3-oxoacyl-ACP reductase FabG; its protein translation is MRLKDKVAIITGAANGIGLAAAERFASEGAAVAMADFDADMGITRAQVLNEKGLKAEFFQVNVADRQSIDSMAEAVIAAFGKIDILINNAGITRDGMLAKLSPDDFQAVIDVNLAGVFHCTQAVLPFMLEQGSGKIINTSSVSGIYGNVGQTNYAAAKAGVVGMTKTWAKELGRKGINVNAVAPGFISTGMTAKVPEKVIGQMQGMVPLGRLGKPEDIANAYLFLASDESDYVNGTVLHVDGGIMM